From one Candidatus Acididesulfobacter guangdongensis genomic stretch:
- a CDS encoding prepilin-type N-terminal cleavage/methylation domain-containing protein, giving the protein MKHSQNRLPYGNNGFTMMELIVAMIIISILTSGGLYIYSKYMGISRVTATINQISSMKASVLNYMSQNQGNISNVSITSMINSGVLGKSWTASAGFTTGAACPSNAASIYHCDPWNGAITVEQDSSISNVYTINFGLVPENDAYKIAQDLFNSVDNSDSGLGSGVIFNGSALTPDDTAAATSNAAGTLTLYFKV; this is encoded by the coding sequence ATGAAACATTCTCAAAATAGACTGCCGTATGGCAATAACGGCTTTACCATGATGGAACTTATAGTGGCTATGATAATTATATCAATACTCACATCCGGCGGCTTATATATCTATTCTAAATATATGGGCATATCCAGAGTAACGGCAACAATAAATCAAATAAGCTCAATGAAAGCATCGGTATTAAATTATATGAGTCAAAATCAGGGAAACATCTCAAATGTATCTATAACAAGTATGATAAATAGCGGGGTGCTGGGGAAATCATGGACGGCATCGGCAGGATTTACAACAGGTGCCGCCTGTCCTTCAAACGCGGCTTCAATATACCATTGCGACCCATGGAACGGCGCAATAACTGTAGAACAGGACTCAAGCATTTCAAATGTTTACACAATAAATTTTGGACTTGTGCCTGAAAACGATGCTTATAAAATAGCTCAGGATTTGTTTAATTCGGTTGACAATAGCGATTCCGGATTAGGAAGCGGCGTGATTTTCAACGGCAGCGCTTTAACGCCGGATGACACGGCAGCCGCAACATCTAATGCGGCAGGAACTTTAACTTTATATTTTAAGGTTTAA
- a CDS encoding acetate/propionate family kinase, translated as MNILSINSGSSSVKFAYFKYIEKTSQVIDNNKQLIDNNKINKSINNINFINKIKTSCKNNEKGCPSEKGSASELPILLSLNRLYDGEIEEIGTSFSSYRYENADGKKSGKTNFANHHDALFFIINKLIYKNINIDIDNKDEKIDVVVHRFVHGGNVFIKPLVIKPVIKPLEILNKNKLLKNVKNSVSNSKSTQNITLPSQRNTQSAEIKDAADKYDNDTGLHINFPDLKKLAGLNELAPLHNPSNLLGLKTTIKLIPEAAEICIFDTSFHSAIPDYASIYPLPIEYYEQHKIKKYGFHGISYAFISNILKLSGYKFKKMILCHLGNGASIAAVKNGKSIDTSMGYTPLEGLMMGTRTGDVDPSLSFILKNKLKLSEEELYNIYNKKSGLLGISQKTYDVKELLTNSDYNSKLAIKMFCYRIVKYIGAYSAALNGIDALIFSGGIGENSSFIRQEICKNLSFLGIKLNKSKNNGVTKIFNSRSKLQSLNITNSMIKISSGKTIVLAVKTDEELMMAENALKILKVK; from the coding sequence ATGAATATACTGTCTATAAATTCCGGAAGTTCCTCTGTTAAATTTGCTTATTTTAAGTATATAGAAAAAACATCTCAAGTAATTGATAATAATAAGCAGCTAATTGATAATAATAAGATTAATAAAAGTATTAATAATATTAATTTCATAAATAAAATTAAAACAAGCTGTAAAAATAACGAGAAAGGATGTCCATCTGAAAAAGGCTCGGCATCAGAACTGCCGATACTGCTTTCGCTTAATAGATTGTACGACGGAGAGATAGAAGAAATAGGAACATCCTTTTCTTCATACCGCTATGAAAATGCAGACGGCAAAAAAAGTGGTAAAACAAATTTTGCAAATCATCATGATGCATTATTTTTTATAATTAATAAATTAATATACAAAAATATAAATATAGATATAGATAATAAAGATGAAAAAATTGACGTAGTAGTACACAGATTTGTTCACGGAGGCAATGTTTTTATTAAGCCTCTTGTAATTAAACCTGTAATTAAACCTCTTGAAATTTTAAATAAGAACAAACTGCTAAAAAACGTTAAAAATAGCGTTTCTAATTCTAAATCAACACAAAACATCACGCTGCCTTCTCAACGAAATACGCAAAGCGCTGAAATAAAAGACGCTGCAGATAAATATGATAATGATACCGGGTTACATATAAATTTTCCTGATTTAAAAAAATTAGCCGGACTTAACGAACTTGCTCCTCTTCATAACCCGTCAAATTTACTTGGGCTTAAAACTACAATAAAGCTCATACCTGAAGCAGCCGAAATCTGCATATTCGACACCTCTTTTCATTCTGCAATTCCAGACTATGCTTCAATATATCCTCTTCCTATAGAATATTACGAGCAGCATAAAATAAAAAAATATGGATTCCATGGCATTTCCTATGCTTTTATTTCTAATATTCTGAAGCTGTCCGGATACAAATTTAAAAAAATGATACTGTGCCATCTTGGAAACGGAGCAAGTATTGCGGCGGTTAAAAATGGTAAATCTATAGACACGTCAATGGGTTATACGCCTTTAGAAGGATTGATGATGGGAACAAGAACAGGGGATGTCGATCCGTCGTTATCTTTTATTTTAAAAAATAAATTAAAATTATCTGAAGAAGAGCTATATAATATATATAACAAAAAAAGCGGATTGCTTGGAATTTCTCAGAAAACCTATGATGTGAAAGAACTTTTGACGAATTCCGATTATAATTCAAAATTAGCGATTAAAATGTTTTGTTACAGGATCGTAAAATATATAGGAGCGTATTCTGCGGCGCTAAACGGCATAGATGCGTTAATTTTTTCAGGGGGCATAGGTGAAAATTCATCGTTTATCAGGCAAGAAATATGTAAAAATCTTTCGTTCTTAGGTATAAAACTTAATAAATCAAAAAATAACGGCGTAACAAAAATTTTCAACAGCAGATCTAAATTACAATCATTAAATATTACAAATTCAATGATAAAAATAAGCTCAGGCAAAACTATTGTTCTTGCCGTTAAAACTGACGAAGAATTAATGATGGCAGAGAATGCGTTAAAAATTTTAAAAGTTAAATAA
- a CDS encoding class I SAM-dependent methyltransferase, translated as MKQNWNAEDYAKNSQCQLQLGEELIEKLSLTGNESLLDIGCGDGKITAKLSKILKNGEVVGIDASENLINFASKEFPNDKFQNLTFYQMDACAINFSEKFDIAFSNACLHWVKDHSGVLGKVRACLEPKGRILFQMGGRGNVGEVLNAVKLVSSKENWSMYFDNFVTPYYFYDIKDYEIWLSENHFKPLRLELIEKNIKHPSEESFKGWLRTTWFPFTDRLPEALRETFLDAISETYKIKHPADKSGGINVKMVRLEVEAYAV; from the coding sequence ATGAAACAGAATTGGAATGCGGAAGATTACGCAAAAAATTCTCAATGCCAGCTGCAATTAGGCGAAGAGCTTATTGAAAAACTTTCTTTAACAGGCAATGAATCATTGCTTGATATAGGCTGCGGAGACGGAAAGATAACCGCAAAATTATCGAAAATTTTAAAAAATGGAGAAGTAGTCGGCATAGATGCATCAGAAAATTTAATAAATTTTGCATCAAAAGAATTTCCTAACGATAAATTTCAAAATCTGACATTTTATCAAATGGATGCATGCGCTATTAACTTCTCTGAAAAATTCGATATTGCTTTTTCCAACGCTTGTCTTCACTGGGTAAAAGACCATAGCGGCGTTCTTGGAAAAGTGCGTGCATGCCTTGAGCCAAAAGGCAGGATTTTATTCCAGATGGGCGGACGCGGCAATGTAGGCGAAGTCTTAAATGCCGTAAAATTAGTCAGCAGCAAAGAAAATTGGAGCATGTATTTCGATAATTTCGTTACGCCGTATTATTTTTACGATATAAAAGACTATGAGATATGGCTTTCGGAAAATCATTTTAAGCCTCTGCGTTTGGAACTGATTGAAAAAAATATTAAACATCCAAGCGAAGAAAGTTTTAAAGGCTGGTTAAGAACTACTTGGTTTCCTTTTACCGACCGCTTGCCGGAGGCGTTAAGGGAAACTTTTCTTGACGCAATATCGGAAACTTATAAAATTAAGCATCCGGCAGACAAATCGGGCGGTATTAATGTAAAGATGGTTCGTTTGGAGGTTGAAGCGTATGCCGTATAA
- a CDS encoding ATP-binding protein, giving the protein MITKLYSATFFGIDAIIVDVEVFITTGIPGVMIVGLPDASTKESKDRVKAAIKNSGFEYPARKITINLAPADIRKSGPIFDLPLALGILISARLLIPVINLEDYIIAGELSLNGNINKIDGVIALSLLAKKLNKKIIVPYENLNETKYLGVEYYCFNTLIEVCDFIADANKMDNLSVSDNSGGNELLNSKIQTFEATNGHDLFYSKNINSLNAECNCECKSIDGYSAAVINSNNSNNNKTADKNNYYPDFSNIKGHATVKRAMEIAVAGHHNILMIGPPGSGKTMIAQGAAGILPPLSLEEAIELTNIYSFSHKKINTDNGLMTSRPFMPVHYSVTIPALIGGGANPVPGDVSLAHNGVLFIDEFSEMNKKTLDSLRQPMEDKMIHISRNRFSVSFPCDFMLIAAMNPCPCGYLGDQTHECRCSSADIYKFYNKLSGPIIDRFDIFAEVYSESLNIISNNISEESSEEVRDRINKAVQLQNGRFENMNKKFNSSITSSEIDKFINISDEALSFYKSAAESLKLSSRGYFRILKVARTISDIDGKENVDEPSILEALNYRNTKFLGV; this is encoded by the coding sequence ATGATTACAAAATTATACAGCGCTACATTTTTTGGAATAGATGCGATTATTGTGGATGTTGAGGTATTTATTACAACCGGAATACCGGGCGTAATGATTGTCGGTTTACCTGATGCATCAACTAAGGAATCTAAAGACAGGGTCAAGGCGGCAATAAAAAATTCAGGTTTTGAATATCCTGCAAGAAAAATAACAATAAATCTCGCCCCTGCAGATATTAGAAAATCAGGACCTATTTTTGATCTTCCGTTAGCGTTAGGGATATTAATATCGGCAAGATTGTTAATTCCCGTGATTAATCTGGAAGATTACATAATAGCCGGAGAACTTTCTCTTAACGGAAACATTAATAAAATTGACGGAGTAATAGCTTTAAGCCTGTTAGCAAAAAAATTAAATAAAAAAATTATTGTTCCGTATGAGAATTTAAACGAAACAAAATATTTAGGCGTAGAATACTATTGTTTTAATACATTAATCGAAGTTTGTGATTTCATAGCCGATGCAAATAAAATGGATAATTTGTCCGTTAGCGATAATAGTGGCGGCAATGAATTGTTGAATAGCAAAATACAAACCTTCGAAGCAACAAACGGACATGATTTGTTTTATAGTAAAAACATTAACAGTCTTAACGCTGAATGTAATTGCGAGTGCAAATCAATTGATGGTTATAGCGCTGCAGTCATTAATAGCAATAATAGCAATAATAATAAGACAGCCGATAAAAATAATTATTACCCTGATTTTTCTAACATAAAAGGTCACGCGACAGTTAAACGAGCAATGGAGATAGCTGTTGCAGGACATCATAACATTCTTATGATAGGACCTCCAGGCAGCGGCAAAACAATGATTGCCCAAGGCGCAGCAGGAATATTACCGCCGCTGTCCCTTGAAGAAGCCATAGAACTGACTAATATTTACAGTTTTTCTCACAAAAAAATTAATACGGATAACGGTTTAATGACTTCAAGACCTTTTATGCCTGTTCATTATTCCGTTACAATACCGGCATTAATAGGAGGCGGCGCAAATCCTGTACCAGGAGATGTCAGTCTTGCTCATAACGGCGTGTTATTTATAGACGAGTTTTCAGAAATGAATAAAAAAACCCTGGATAGTTTAAGGCAGCCGATGGAAGATAAGATGATACATATATCAAGGAATAGATTTTCGGTGTCTTTCCCGTGTGATTTTATGCTTATCGCCGCAATGAATCCGTGTCCGTGCGGTTATTTGGGAGACCAGACACATGAGTGCAGATGTTCCTCTGCAGATATTTATAAATTTTACAATAAATTGTCGGGACCTATAATAGATAGGTTTGATATATTCGCAGAGGTATATTCCGAAAGTTTAAATATCATTTCAAATAATATATCCGAAGAAAGCTCTGAAGAGGTTAGAGATAGAATTAATAAAGCGGTTCAATTGCAGAATGGGAGATTTGAAAATATGAATAAAAAATTTAATTCTTCAATAACAAGTTCAGAAATAGATAAATTCATAAATATATCAGACGAAGCCCTTAGTTTTTACAAGTCTGCTGCCGAAAGTTTGAAATTATCTTCAAGAGGATATTTCAGAATTTTAAAAGTAGCCAGAACTATTTCTGATATTGACGGCAAAGAAAATGTTGACGAACCGTCAATACTTGAAGCGCTAAATTATAGAAATACAAAATTTTTAGGTGTATAA
- a CDS encoding type II secretion system protein, with amino-acid sequence MQSCMPNANISFNMNSGSGFTLIELILATLIVAILTSGGLYISSGLISSSKVTATIKNIATLETAANSYAEINGGSYKTIEPSEMQTDDLIPSSWNTNGNWTYPLNNNGLIKKYFIGQNIWGVSGDYIIGIYSPSITNLQALSICRALENSISSVGFNGSGYNLPQYRCSSIVPDNNNLLSSSSQSEIFFGFD; translated from the coding sequence ATGCAATCTTGTATGCCAAATGCAAATATAAGTTTTAATATGAACAGCGGCAGCGGATTTACTTTAATTGAACTAATTCTCGCTACGCTTATTGTTGCAATTTTAACGTCTGGCGGACTTTATATTTCTTCAGGTTTAATCTCATCATCAAAAGTAACGGCAACTATAAAAAATATTGCTACGCTGGAAACTGCTGCAAATTCATACGCCGAAATCAACGGCGGAAGCTATAAAACAATTGAACCTTCAGAAATGCAAACTGACGATTTAATACCTTCATCATGGAATACAAACGGAAATTGGACATACCCATTAAATAACAACGGTTTAATCAAAAAATACTTTATAGGTCAAAATATCTGGGGTGTTTCAGGCGACTATATAATTGGTATATATTCGCCGTCTATTACAAATTTACAGGCTTTAAGTATCTGCAGAGCATTAGAAAATTCAATAAGCTCAGTTGGTTTTAACGGTAGCGGCTATAATTTACCGCAATATAGATGCTCTTCAATAGTGCCTGATAATAATAATTTGTTGTCCTCTTCTTCGCAATCTGAAATATTTTTTGGATTTGATTAG
- the phnD gene encoding phosphate/phosphite/phosphonate ABC transporter substrate-binding protein has product MKSNFASNNSTIKKNSILYTNKNANKHTNAILKTGLIIVFAIVALFFLAISFIQHNSMLSVAVVIIAIVYYANIFISNKITETKANKINVFLNDFLTENKDLRKRLPYVDLYNIDREINSLFDYLYNTFQKALDSTNIVAVDANIESASMDKIYKENESLSGQVASISSAIDEISMSHKEMTKSAKDSQKSSKTSLERANKGNAMIENIITEIRTVSNSIENLNVTMTELDKSSKEIGDVISLISDIADQTNLLALNAAIEAARAGEQGRGFAVVADEVKKLAERTSKSTSDTRKIIESLFQETSKTVQAIKDVIENVKKISSESMQAEELFNNIMKAAGEEKNSIDLISSSAEQLEIAVTEVEKNLTIVQKVSANTTEAAKKSKTISSSLAKSSNLLKVELCSLKLDLFGIVPLESALVMKKKFEPLINYLNKSLKLNYSSLVAVTYEDSIEELGTNKVSFAYMTPSTYIEARKKYKVEPLTYAIKNGSPTYRSVFVAPINSNINSLQDLNSKKIAFGSKMSTGSSLIPKAMLKAAGIELISLAAYDYLGSHDNVANAVIEGEYDAGALMDSAAEDFKDSLKIIAYSDPIPQFPICAAAGIDEDLKLKIKDAILNIKDKTILQSIDKDYTAFIEANNSDFEPIKKLLNV; this is encoded by the coding sequence ATGAAAAGCAATTTTGCAAGCAATAATAGTACTATTAAAAAAAATAGTATCTTATATACTAATAAAAATGCAAACAAACATACTAACGCAATATTGAAAACAGGGCTAATAATCGTATTTGCAATTGTAGCTCTTTTTTTTCTTGCCATTTCTTTTATTCAGCATAATTCTATGCTGTCCGTTGCGGTAGTCATCATTGCTATTGTGTATTATGCTAATATATTTATTTCTAATAAAATAACTGAAACAAAAGCAAATAAAATCAATGTTTTTTTAAATGACTTTTTAACTGAGAATAAAGATTTAAGGAAACGGCTGCCTTACGTTGATTTGTATAATATAGACCGTGAAATCAATAGTTTGTTTGATTATCTTTACAATACGTTCCAAAAAGCTCTGGATTCTACAAACATTGTTGCAGTCGATGCAAATATTGAAAGCGCTTCAATGGATAAGATTTATAAAGAAAATGAATCGCTATCAGGGCAGGTTGCTTCTATCTCCAGTGCAATTGACGAAATTAGCATGTCGCACAAAGAAATGACTAAAAGCGCCAAAGATTCACAAAAATCTTCCAAAACTTCTCTTGAAAGAGCAAATAAAGGAAATGCAATGATAGAAAATATTATAACCGAAATAAGAACAGTATCAAATTCTATCGAGAATCTCAATGTTACCATGACTGAACTTGATAAAAGCTCAAAAGAGATAGGGGACGTTATATCACTGATAAGCGATATAGCCGACCAGACAAATTTGCTGGCATTAAACGCTGCAATAGAAGCCGCAAGAGCCGGAGAACAGGGCAGAGGCTTCGCCGTAGTAGCTGATGAAGTTAAAAAATTAGCTGAAAGAACCAGTAAGTCAACCTCAGACACAAGAAAAATCATAGAAAGCCTGTTTCAAGAAACTTCAAAAACCGTTCAAGCTATTAAAGACGTAATAGAAAACGTTAAAAAAATAAGTTCGGAATCTATGCAGGCGGAAGAATTATTTAATAATATTATGAAAGCTGCAGGCGAGGAAAAAAATAGCATCGATTTAATATCTTCTTCAGCGGAACAACTAGAAATTGCCGTAACAGAAGTAGAAAAAAATCTTACTATAGTTCAAAAGGTCTCTGCAAACACGACAGAGGCTGCAAAAAAATCAAAAACAATAAGTTCATCGCTGGCAAAATCTTCTAATCTTTTAAAAGTCGAACTATGTTCCCTAAAATTAGATCTTTTCGGTATAGTTCCATTAGAAAGCGCATTAGTTATGAAAAAGAAATTTGAACCGTTAATAAATTATCTGAACAAGTCTTTAAAATTAAATTACAGCAGCTTAGTTGCAGTTACATATGAAGATTCTATTGAAGAATTAGGTACGAATAAAGTTTCTTTTGCTTACATGACGCCTTCAACATATATAGAGGCAAGAAAAAAGTACAAAGTAGAACCTCTTACATATGCGATAAAAAATGGCTCTCCCACTTACAGAAGCGTTTTCGTCGCACCGATAAATTCTAATATAAATTCTCTGCAGGACTTAAATTCAAAAAAGATAGCTTTCGGTTCTAAAATGTCGACAGGCTCTTCGCTCATCCCAAAAGCTATGCTTAAAGCGGCAGGCATTGAACTTATATCTCTTGCCGCATACGATTATCTTGGTTCGCATGATAATGTAGCCAATGCCGTAATAGAAGGAGAATATGATGCAGGAGCATTAATGGACTCTGCGGCGGAAGATTTTAAAGATTCCCTAAAAATTATAGCCTATTCTGACCCTATACCTCAATTCCCGATTTGCGCCGCTGCCGGTATTGATGAAGATTTAAAATTAAAAATAAAAGATGCTATTTTAAATATTAAAGATAAAACTATACTGCAATCTATCGATAAGGATTATACCGCATTCATTGAAGCAAATAATAGCGATTTTGAACCTATTAAAAAATTGCTCAATGTTTAA
- a CDS encoding TldD/PmbA family protein has translation MQVNDIDFNKIFKIIGTSEDDFIDIFFESNISNFLSNENKKLEKAISGVSGGAGLRLISEKKSYYAFTNNIDEKNLLEIGKNLNKIAKTNRTNNNFNKLNLNFKESKAKIDIPVLKEVLNVSMNEKIKKIDDAVKFSWGYDKRILQANVLYRDYKQDVIIVNSEGNIAKDSREIITFFVSVVASNGKKTEMGYEPVSAFMGFEFFDTVDPAEIARKACSRAITLLDAPFAPSGTMPVVLSSEAGGTMIHEAIGHGLEADIAGSGLSVYSDKIGKEVASKLVTVIDDSSLIGKRGSYRFDDEGTVSNKNILVENGVLKKYMSDRLSNIKYGYELTGNGRRESYEHQPIVRMSNTMIAKGKSMPEDIIKTVDKGLFVKKMGGGQVNTVTGDFVFEVMEGYILKNGAVCEAVSGATLMGNGPEILNNIDMIGNDMGYSVGTCGKDGQGAPVSDGQPTLRIPSIVVGGKN, from the coding sequence ATGCAGGTTAACGATATAGATTTCAATAAAATTTTTAAAATTATAGGAACGTCGGAAGATGATTTTATCGATATATTCTTTGAATCCAATATATCAAATTTTCTTTCAAATGAGAATAAAAAATTGGAAAAAGCCATATCTGGAGTTTCCGGAGGTGCAGGGTTAAGACTTATTTCAGAAAAAAAATCATATTATGCATTTACGAATAACATTGATGAGAAAAATTTATTAGAAATAGGCAAAAATTTAAATAAAATAGCAAAAACTAATAGAACAAATAATAATTTCAATAAGTTAAATTTGAATTTTAAAGAATCTAAAGCAAAAATAGATATCCCTGTTTTAAAAGAAGTATTAAATGTTTCCATGAATGAAAAAATAAAAAAAATAGACGATGCAGTAAAATTTTCATGGGGATATGATAAAAGAATTTTGCAGGCTAATGTTTTATACAGAGATTATAAACAGGATGTTATCATAGTAAATTCCGAAGGAAATATTGCTAAAGACAGCAGAGAAATTATTACTTTTTTTGTAAGTGTCGTAGCGTCTAACGGCAAAAAAACAGAAATGGGTTATGAACCTGTTTCGGCATTTATGGGATTTGAATTTTTCGATACGGTAGACCCTGCTGAAATTGCAAGAAAAGCATGCAGCAGAGCAATAACGTTACTTGATGCGCCTTTTGCCCCTTCCGGAACGATGCCTGTCGTTCTGTCAAGTGAGGCAGGCGGAACTATGATACATGAAGCAATAGGACATGGTTTGGAAGCCGATATAGCAGGCAGCGGTTTAAGCGTATATTCTGATAAGATCGGTAAAGAAGTTGCTTCAAAATTAGTTACCGTCATTGACGATTCTTCATTAATAGGGAAAAGGGGCTCATACAGATTCGACGATGAAGGTACCGTGTCAAATAAAAATATATTGGTCGAAAACGGTGTATTAAAAAAGTATATGTCTGACCGCTTGTCTAATATTAAGTATGGATATGAATTGACCGGCAACGGCAGAAGAGAGTCTTATGAACATCAGCCTATAGTCAGAATGTCAAATACAATGATAGCGAAGGGTAAAAGTATGCCTGAAGATATAATTAAAACTGTAGATAAAGGACTATTTGTCAAAAAAATGGGAGGCGGTCAGGTAAATACCGTTACGGGTGATTTTGTATTTGAAGTCATGGAAGGATATATTTTAAAAAACGGCGCAGTCTGCGAAGCTGTGAGCGGCGCAACTTTGATGGGTAATGGACCTGAAATATTAAATAATATAGATATGATCGGAAACGATATGGGTTACAGCGTGGGCACCTGCGGCAAAGACGGGCAGGGAGCGCCGGTGTCTGATGGACAGCCTACATTAAGAATACCTTCTATAGTTGTCGGCGGCAAAAATTGA
- a CDS encoding bifunctional enoyl-CoA hydratase/phosphate acetyltransferase translates to MLKKLDEILDNAKKINPKRTAVVGSADELTLLGVKEAFDAGLIIPTLIGNCNHIKKIAEKIELLVEKENIEIINSETDEYSAKIACELAKNKKIDVLMKGHIHTDILMHAVISSENGLRTNRLISHLFLMEIKTYKKLLIITDAAINISPNLSEKAQILQNAIDFAIILGIKIPKAAILSATEEINPKMQSTIDAALLSKMAERGQIKNGIVDGPLAFDNVISKEAALEKGIKSSVSGDADIILVPNIESGNILFKDLEYLAGATVAGIVVGAAVPVILTSRSDPPKARLYSAAMAIIASNDYKSFLNYHLF, encoded by the coding sequence ATGTTAAAAAAATTGGATGAAATCCTTGACAATGCAAAAAAAATAAATCCTAAAAGAACTGCCGTAGTCGGCAGCGCTGACGAGTTAACACTTTTAGGGGTTAAAGAAGCGTTCGACGCTGGCTTGATAATACCTACCCTTATAGGCAATTGTAATCATATAAAAAAAATTGCCGAAAAAATCGAACTGCTTGTTGAAAAAGAAAATATTGAAATTATAAATTCAGAAACCGACGAATATTCAGCGAAAATTGCATGCGAACTTGCTAAAAATAAGAAAATAGACGTGCTTATGAAAGGACATATCCATACGGATATATTGATGCATGCCGTAATATCCTCAGAAAATGGTCTTAGAACAAACAGACTTATAAGTCATCTGTTTTTAATGGAAATTAAAACATACAAAAAACTGCTGATAATAACAGATGCTGCAATTAACATAAGCCCAAATCTTTCTGAAAAAGCGCAAATACTTCAAAATGCAATTGATTTTGCAATTATTTTAGGCATTAAAATTCCTAAAGCAGCTATTTTATCGGCAACTGAAGAAATTAATCCTAAAATGCAGTCAACAATAGACGCTGCTTTACTCAGCAAAATGGCTGAAAGAGGGCAGATTAAAAACGGAATAGTAGACGGACCGCTTGCCTTTGACAATGTTATCTCAAAAGAAGCGGCTTTAGAGAAAGGCATTAAAAGTTCCGTATCTGGCGATGCAGATATTATTCTTGTGCCAAATATAGAATCGGGAAATATTTTATTTAAAGATTTAGAATACCTTGCAGGAGCCACCGTCGCAGGAATTGTGGTCGGAGCAGCCGTGCCTGTTATATTAACTTCAAGGTCTGACCCTCCTAAAGCCAGATTGTATTCTGCAGCGATGGCAATTATAGCTTCGAATGATTATAAATCTTTCTTAAATTATCATTTATTTTAA
- a CDS encoding lytic transglycosylase domain-containing protein produces the protein MVKFLTALAILGAGTVIWICLDMPISNIPNSYGYSYKTIAKTIFAASKDFNVPSALVLSMIKEESDFNINALSDRGAIGLMQLMPQTAKSIGINPYNPLQNIIGGVYYLRYCLNLKNENIALALACYNAGPNGGVPRSTYRYIKKIAGYYQILSK, from the coding sequence ATGGTTAAATTTTTAACGGCTCTTGCAATATTGGGCGCAGGTACAGTTATATGGATATGCTTGGATATGCCAATTTCAAACATTCCGAATAGTTACGGCTATTCTTATAAAACGATAGCAAAAACTATCTTTGCCGCTTCAAAAGATTTTAATGTTCCAAGCGCATTAGTCTTATCAATGATAAAAGAAGAGTCTGACTTCAATATCAATGCATTGTCAGATAGAGGCGCGATTGGGCTTATGCAGCTAATGCCGCAGACGGCAAAAAGTATTGGCATCAATCCTTATAATCCATTGCAAAATATAATAGGCGGCGTTTATTATTTAAGATATTGCTTAAATTTAAAAAATGAAAATATTGCCTTGGCATTGGCGTGTTATAACGCCGGACCAAATGGAGGAGTGCCCCGTTCGACATACAGATATATTAAGAAAATAGCCGGATACTATCAAATTTTATCAAAATAA